A section of the Serratia liquefaciens ATCC 27592 genome encodes:
- a CDS encoding PTS sugar transporter subunit IIB has product MEKKKIYLFCSAGMSTSLLVSKMKAQAEKYEVPVIIAAYPEALAAEKGAEADLILLGPQIAYTLAEVQKQLPNKPVEVIDSALYGKLDGLGVLKAAVATIKKANQ; this is encoded by the coding sequence ATGGAAAAGAAAAAAATCTATCTGTTTTGTTCTGCCGGTATGTCGACTTCTCTGCTGGTCTCAAAAATGAAGGCGCAGGCCGAGAAGTACGAAGTGCCAGTGATCATTGCCGCTTATCCCGAAGCGCTGGCAGCGGAAAAGGGCGCAGAGGCAGATTTGATCCTGCTGGGGCCACAGATTGCCTATACGTTAGCTGAAGTACAAAAACAGCTGCCCAATAAGCCCGTCGAAGTGATCGATTCCGCTTTATACGGCAAGCTTGATGGCCTTGGGGTGTTGAAGGCCGCGGTCGCCACCATAAAAAAAGCTAACCAATAA